The Gemmata palustris genome includes a region encoding these proteins:
- a CDS encoding GNAT family N-acetyltransferase: MSRFDVSQAAPHELLPACRLLFARSGAADRDQFVERCHDRLLSDGEASRIFVARESGRLRAAALVQTLPGALGIALPPRGHSRQFEDAVTAAACAWLRERGVKVCQAFAAQNERDEMAPLERHGFKHTTQLVFLRHSGTRTKSSAQPTPRLTFAFSAPPLVDHMEDTLLATHIDSLDCPELNRPRTAAEIMRGFAETPHSEWYLATRGDEHVGLAIIEPGAEGAIDLTYLGIEPTKRGRGFGSELLNFVITSVAYSGPLNVSVDARNAPAMRLYARHGFAEYDRREVWLASWSI, translated from the coding sequence ATGTCACGTTTCGACGTGTCGCAGGCCGCGCCACACGAACTGTTGCCCGCGTGCCGGCTGTTGTTCGCCCGATCTGGTGCCGCAGACCGCGATCAGTTCGTGGAGCGCTGTCACGACCGGCTCCTTTCGGACGGCGAAGCGTCGCGCATTTTTGTCGCACGAGAAAGCGGGCGACTACGGGCGGCGGCCCTCGTTCAAACGCTACCGGGAGCACTCGGAATCGCGTTACCACCGCGCGGTCATTCCCGACAATTCGAGGACGCAGTTACGGCCGCCGCGTGCGCGTGGCTCCGCGAACGCGGCGTGAAGGTTTGCCAGGCGTTTGCCGCCCAGAACGAACGCGACGAAATGGCCCCACTCGAGCGCCACGGTTTCAAACACACCACGCAGTTGGTGTTCTTGCGGCACTCGGGCACCCGAACAAAAAGCTCGGCGCAACCAACCCCTCGGTTAACGTTCGCGTTCAGTGCGCCCCCGCTCGTCGATCACATGGAAGACACGCTCCTCGCCACACACATAGACAGCCTCGACTGCCCCGAGCTGAACCGCCCGCGAACCGCCGCCGAGATCATGCGGGGCTTCGCCGAGACCCCTCATTCCGAATGGTATCTCGCGACGCGGGGCGACGAGCACGTCGGCTTGGCGATCATCGAACCGGGCGCGGAGGGGGCGATTGATTTGACGTACCTGGGCATCGAACCCACGAAGCGCGGGCGCGGATTCGGTTCGGAATTATTGAACTTTGTTATCACCTCGGTTGCGTACTCCGGCCCGCTGAACGTATCCGTCGATGCCCGGAACGCACCGGCCATGCGCCTCTACGCACGGCACGGGTTCGCCGAGTACGATCGGCGCGAGGTTTGGCTCGCGTCGTGGAGCATCTAA
- a CDS encoding WD40 repeat domain-containing protein — protein MSRAALSIALLFLAQIASAADLPPGAVARLGDDRFRAGGVVTHLALSPDGKQFVTVREAGIGLLAVTTWDASTGKPIREQKVNSELFRGLVWGKGGAFAVVCRAEPGPKNGTGELFPDDFRVWDFTDPKIVPPPVISVTPYFELGDWLNVVRPKHGPEYTDFEFSADGTRGAARWKSADGRHAVHVFELKSAPTAAKLTRIGAIDLGAEGADAVHLSADGKKIVTFRALANPGTRECTATVWDVATGRPGKPVRAPGANRLMLAPDASAIVVYTAEQEEWGFDLFDFATGKRRALTRWRYTAAQLDGGPDDRGAFVFAPSGCEVFVAIDRQTFVIDLKTGKELGRLEGHADAPRAVAVSADGATIATADCYGLVRLWGANTLRPFEEVTGHRAPVEHAELSPDGKRLLTWAEDETVRLWDVATGKELRAFAGAPGLFDTNRYLNRPTFTPDGTTVLYSTKTHLVARDLLASLEVPLPGGMAELEPHFVVFAPDGKAALTWTGNPKYLTVWDWPSGKKRFALEGLLSEGTPGFTFDGAAVFADGCSPQCWDAKTGKELTTAWKDAPNRPLTLLSLRPNPRLLIDRSLKGLRTLEAGTGRLMSEVHTVRDEYDGSQGDPRGVALAPSTGQYAWLWNLDEPDVLHLSETVTSELRRTLQGHRGEVRVLGFTPDGTKLLTAGGDHTVLVWDVRLQSVPLPDALKKETSAAKLWDTLTAPNAKDAYLAMARLAREPEAAVKIVRMRLKPAARGERETDESKVTDCRAIELLEALGTDSSRTLLKELAAGHAGAFRTQEAKRAIGRWEKK, from the coding sequence ATGTCGCGTGCCGCGCTGTCGATCGCTCTGCTGTTTCTCGCACAAATCGCGTCCGCGGCCGACCTGCCGCCGGGCGCCGTCGCGCGCCTGGGCGACGACCGCTTCCGCGCCGGTGGGGTGGTTACGCACCTCGCCCTTTCGCCCGATGGTAAGCAGTTTGTTACGGTGAGAGAGGCCGGAATCGGGTTACTGGCAGTGACAACGTGGGACGCGAGCACCGGAAAGCCGATCCGCGAACAGAAAGTGAACAGCGAATTGTTCCGGGGGTTGGTGTGGGGAAAAGGCGGCGCGTTCGCTGTTGTGTGCCGCGCCGAACCGGGGCCGAAAAATGGGACCGGCGAGCTGTTCCCGGACGATTTCCGCGTGTGGGACTTCACTGATCCGAAAATTGTTCCGCCGCCCGTAATATCGGTCACTCCTTATTTTGAATTGGGTGATTGGCTCAACGTGGTGCGTCCGAAACACGGCCCCGAGTACACCGACTTCGAGTTCAGCGCCGACGGCACGCGGGGTGCGGCGCGGTGGAAGTCCGCAGACGGGCGGCACGCGGTTCACGTGTTTGAACTGAAATCGGCGCCCACTGCAGCCAAACTCACACGAATTGGCGCGATCGATCTCGGTGCAGAAGGAGCCGACGCGGTACACCTCTCTGCGGACGGCAAGAAGATCGTCACGTTCCGCGCGCTTGCGAACCCCGGTACCCGGGAATGCACCGCGACCGTGTGGGACGTGGCCACGGGCAGGCCGGGGAAGCCGGTACGAGCGCCGGGCGCAAATCGCCTCATGCTCGCGCCCGACGCCAGCGCGATCGTCGTGTATACGGCTGAACAAGAAGAATGGGGCTTCGATCTGTTCGATTTTGCGACCGGCAAGCGCCGCGCGCTGACCCGGTGGCGGTACACGGCAGCTCAACTTGACGGCGGGCCGGACGACAGGGGCGCGTTCGTGTTCGCTCCGAGCGGGTGCGAGGTGTTCGTCGCCATCGACCGCCAGACGTTCGTCATCGACCTGAAAACCGGGAAGGAACTCGGCCGGCTCGAAGGGCACGCCGATGCGCCGCGCGCGGTTGCGGTGTCGGCCGATGGCGCCACGATTGCGACCGCGGATTGTTACGGGTTGGTCCGGCTGTGGGGCGCGAATACACTGCGCCCCTTTGAAGAAGTAACCGGGCACCGGGCGCCGGTCGAGCACGCGGAACTGTCGCCCGATGGCAAACGCCTTCTGACGTGGGCCGAAGACGAAACCGTGCGGCTGTGGGACGTTGCGACAGGAAAGGAACTGCGCGCGTTTGCCGGCGCACCGGGACTATTCGATACGAACCGTTACCTCAACCGACCGACGTTTACGCCGGACGGGACGACGGTGCTTTACAGCACGAAAACCCACTTGGTCGCGCGCGATTTGCTCGCCAGTTTGGAAGTGCCGCTGCCCGGCGGCATGGCGGAACTAGAACCGCACTTCGTCGTGTTCGCTCCCGACGGCAAAGCAGCGCTGACATGGACCGGGAACCCGAAATACCTCACAGTATGGGACTGGCCGAGTGGCAAGAAGCGGTTTGCCTTGGAAGGGCTATTAAGTGAGGGTACGCCCGGGTTCACATTCGACGGCGCTGCAGTATTTGCGGACGGCTGTTCGCCGCAGTGCTGGGACGCGAAAACTGGCAAGGAGCTAACTACCGCATGGAAGGACGCCCCCAACCGACCCCTCACGTTGCTCTCACTGCGCCCGAACCCGCGGTTATTAATCGATCGGTCCCTCAAGGGGTTGCGCACCCTGGAAGCCGGAACCGGCCGGCTAATGTCGGAGGTACATACTGTTCGGGACGAGTATGACGGGAGCCAAGGCGATCCGCGCGGTGTCGCGCTGGCACCAAGTACCGGTCAATACGCCTGGTTATGGAACCTGGATGAGCCGGACGTCCTTCATTTGAGCGAAACCGTCACTAGCGAACTTCGCCGCACGTTGCAGGGACACCGCGGCGAAGTTCGCGTACTCGGGTTCACCCCCGACGGGACGAAGCTCCTCACCGCGGGCGGGGATCACACCGTTCTCGTGTGGGACGTGCGGCTCCAGTCCGTGCCGTTGCCGGACGCGCTCAAGAAAGAAACGAGCGCAGCGAAGTTATGGGACACGCTCACAGCCCCCAACGCAAAAGATGCGTACCTCGCGATGGCGCGCCTCGCCCGCGAACCGGAGGCGGCGGTTAAGATCGTGAGGATGCGCCTCAAACCGGCCGCAAGGGGGGAGCGCGAAACCGATGAGAGCAAGGTCACCGATTGCCGCGCGATCGAGTTACTCGAAGCGCTTGGCACTGACAGTTCGCGCACGCTGTTGAAGGAGTTGGCCGCCGGTCACGCGGGAGCGTTCCGCACTCAGGAAGCAAAGCGCGCGATCGGGCGATGGGAGAAAAAGTAG
- a CDS encoding serine/threonine-protein kinase has protein sequence MASPSDPDEVEPTLLPGAAPEIGSAGAPVAAITPPPVAPDATLAYPVAVDDGATLVSATAPAAQGETNDAADVTRISAAHSAPDAGTVVGSNVAEPGATLPSPAGRTAASGAMSGGISGDLSHDTSPISVSAGPGVSVSAPQTSGTMVGRFALKGLHASGGLGEVFTARDTELNREVAVKRIKSRYADDPGSRRRFLTEAELTARLDHPGVVPVFGLVNDARGRPVYAMRFIRGETLKDEIDRYHGPTAAGRALGAEKTEKVEKAEPKPTEPGADPVPASGEKETPRTVAFRNLLSRFVYVCKAIAYAHDKGIIHRDIKPANVMVGKFGEVLVVDWGLAKSLSDGPDFDRIMRATAEAGFRHDPEATDLPSHMTMAGTAVGTPSYMPPEQAAGEIDKVGPRADVYSLGATLFAILTGRAPFVGKSAVETLNQVRRGAFEPPAAVNADCPKPLDAICRKAMALNQNDRYATALDLATDVERWLSDEPVSAYRDPLTARLARWARRHPARIATGASLLLAGVLAAGGIAWAINEGRKSTQTALDLVTEKEKETAAERDKVAAQEKETAKALVQVTKEKERTEAEKVRVGLARDVARSRYEKAVEAYNTLVHDLDKKLADRAGMQAIRKTLLLNATDGLKKLIEGKVEGDIGADRTLVSAHRQMGEVYQLVGETTRAREQFLEAVKVARDVKRLAADGDARTPEERAADLRGADRDLARALDKLAGIHVQAGDTTSALTAINEAVTIFEALAADKTDVVAQQDLAAARARRSLIRMERGETGKAVDDCKLALAARQKLSEDALGNLDRTRDFADSLDALAGLQLRTGDTNGASESAGKCLKLRTELAPKFPRDRADVQRERADAHARLGEVHFDRALMGAAARDYEDGIRVLDELMVVDPQNAGAGADRALLYGRLGLVQIRTGDIVRALDNGKKSKEGCQALETIDPKSAKAQRDLALARRCYGDALLAGGYAKDALVEYEASFALLTALQELDQESAAAKLERAHGWQHIGDCKLALKDPKGAVSAFQACVEIFAKAEAKDGESASLKRDLAVGLYKQADAHCAEGKPAPANQLASRATKMLVALAAANKGSAQAQRDIALAYGKWGQVLANDGHPTGALIVWQNSLDRFQKLARLDKENVQAKEEEASAWERLAGFYATLGNSTQALASARHAIALWVALKNNADSRTKAGQRRLALALIRCGDINTEVRQLSAAKDWYEQARDEVKRMKDDPLLGPVVELANEKLVFLEAVKVGLSNPKNLADKKYDATRVAALRMVASLEIRADHPPEAANVAYELERVAKTPEDLFAVAHTFAGCAAATRGTDSAKISDAKKAVAALRKAIDAGFRDADALTTPEWDAVNRRDPDFSKVRSELIQRRSASNN, from the coding sequence ATGGCTTCGCCAAGCGACCCGGACGAGGTCGAGCCAACACTGTTGCCGGGCGCCGCGCCGGAAATTGGTTCCGCCGGAGCACCGGTGGCGGCCATCACCCCGCCACCGGTCGCCCCGGACGCGACACTCGCTTACCCCGTAGCGGTCGACGACGGTGCCACACTGGTTTCCGCCACGGCTCCGGCCGCGCAGGGGGAGACGAACGACGCCGCCGATGTGACCCGGATCTCGGCCGCGCACTCGGCCCCGGACGCTGGAACGGTTGTCGGTTCTAACGTCGCCGAGCCCGGCGCGACCCTGCCGTCGCCCGCGGGCCGCACCGCCGCCTCGGGCGCGATGTCGGGCGGCATCTCCGGCGACCTGTCGCACGACACCTCCCCTATTTCCGTGTCCGCCGGGCCGGGCGTGTCGGTTTCCGCGCCGCAAACCAGCGGCACGATGGTCGGCCGGTTCGCGCTCAAGGGGCTGCACGCGAGCGGCGGGTTGGGCGAAGTGTTCACTGCGCGCGACACCGAACTGAACCGCGAGGTCGCGGTCAAGCGCATCAAGTCGCGGTACGCGGACGATCCCGGCAGTCGTCGGCGCTTCCTGACGGAAGCCGAACTCACGGCCCGGCTCGACCACCCCGGCGTGGTGCCCGTCTTCGGTCTCGTGAACGACGCGCGCGGCCGGCCCGTCTACGCGATGCGGTTCATTCGCGGCGAAACGCTCAAAGACGAAATCGATCGTTACCACGGTCCGACGGCCGCGGGCCGGGCGCTGGGGGCCGAAAAGACCGAGAAAGTCGAAAAGGCCGAACCGAAGCCGACCGAACCCGGCGCGGACCCGGTGCCCGCTTCGGGCGAAAAAGAGACCCCGCGCACGGTCGCGTTCCGGAACCTGCTGTCGCGCTTCGTCTACGTGTGTAAGGCTATTGCCTACGCACACGACAAGGGCATCATTCACCGCGACATCAAGCCGGCGAACGTGATGGTCGGCAAGTTCGGCGAAGTACTCGTCGTGGACTGGGGGCTCGCGAAATCGTTGTCGGACGGCCCCGACTTCGACCGCATCATGCGGGCCACGGCCGAAGCCGGGTTCCGCCACGATCCGGAGGCGACCGATCTGCCGTCGCACATGACGATGGCCGGGACCGCGGTCGGCACGCCGTCGTACATGCCGCCCGAGCAGGCGGCCGGGGAGATCGACAAAGTCGGTCCGCGGGCCGACGTGTACTCGCTCGGTGCCACGCTGTTCGCCATCCTCACCGGCCGCGCCCCGTTCGTCGGGAAGAGCGCGGTGGAGACGCTCAATCAGGTGCGGCGCGGCGCGTTCGAGCCGCCGGCCGCGGTGAACGCCGATTGCCCGAAGCCGCTCGACGCGATTTGCCGCAAGGCGATGGCGCTGAACCAAAACGACCGCTACGCGACCGCGCTGGACCTGGCGACCGATGTGGAGCGGTGGCTCTCCGACGAGCCGGTGAGCGCGTACCGCGATCCACTGACAGCCCGCCTCGCGCGCTGGGCGCGCCGGCACCCGGCCCGGATCGCGACCGGCGCGTCGCTGCTCCTGGCGGGCGTGCTCGCGGCCGGGGGCATCGCGTGGGCCATTAACGAGGGCCGAAAGAGCACGCAGACGGCCCTCGACCTCGTGACCGAGAAGGAAAAGGAAACGGCCGCGGAACGCGACAAGGTGGCCGCACAGGAGAAGGAAACGGCCAAGGCGCTCGTGCAAGTGACGAAGGAGAAGGAGCGGACGGAGGCCGAGAAGGTCCGGGTCGGACTCGCACGCGACGTGGCGCGCTCGCGCTACGAGAAGGCGGTCGAAGCGTACAACACGCTCGTCCACGACCTCGACAAGAAGCTCGCCGACCGCGCCGGGATGCAGGCGATTCGGAAAACGCTGCTGCTGAACGCCACCGACGGCCTCAAGAAGCTCATCGAGGGCAAGGTCGAGGGCGACATCGGGGCCGACCGGACGCTGGTTTCGGCACACCGGCAAATGGGCGAGGTGTACCAACTCGTCGGCGAAACGACGCGGGCGCGCGAGCAGTTCCTCGAAGCGGTCAAGGTGGCCCGGGACGTCAAGAGACTGGCCGCGGATGGCGACGCGCGGACCCCCGAAGAGCGTGCGGCCGATCTCCGCGGCGCGGACCGCGACCTGGCCCGGGCGCTCGACAAGCTCGCGGGCATCCACGTTCAAGCGGGCGACACGACGTCCGCGCTCACCGCGATCAACGAAGCCGTCACAATTTTCGAGGCCCTCGCCGCGGACAAGACCGATGTGGTCGCGCAGCAAGACCTCGCCGCGGCGCGGGCGCGGCGGTCCCTGATTCGCATGGAGCGCGGCGAAACCGGCAAAGCCGTTGACGACTGCAAGCTCGCCCTGGCCGCGCGCCAGAAGCTTTCCGAAGACGCGCTCGGTAACCTCGACCGCACGCGCGACTTTGCGGACAGCCTCGACGCACTCGCGGGCCTGCAACTCCGCACGGGGGACACGAACGGCGCGAGCGAGAGCGCCGGGAAGTGCTTGAAACTGCGAACCGAACTGGCCCCGAAGTTCCCGCGCGATCGGGCCGACGTTCAGCGCGAACGCGCGGACGCGCACGCTCGATTGGGCGAGGTCCACTTCGATCGCGCGCTAATGGGTGCGGCCGCCAGGGATTACGAGGACGGGATTCGGGTGCTCGATGAATTGATGGTGGTCGACCCTCAGAACGCGGGCGCGGGCGCCGATCGCGCGCTCCTGTACGGCCGACTCGGGCTGGTTCAGATCCGCACCGGCGACATCGTGCGCGCGCTCGATAACGGCAAAAAGAGCAAGGAGGGGTGCCAGGCCCTCGAAACGATCGACCCCAAATCGGCGAAGGCCCAGCGCGACCTCGCGCTCGCCCGGCGGTGCTACGGCGACGCGCTCCTCGCCGGGGGTTACGCGAAAGACGCCCTTGTGGAGTACGAGGCGTCGTTCGCGCTGCTGACGGCGCTTCAAGAACTCGATCAAGAGAGCGCGGCGGCCAAGCTCGAACGCGCGCACGGGTGGCAGCACATCGGCGACTGTAAACTCGCCCTCAAAGACCCGAAAGGGGCCGTGAGCGCGTTTCAAGCGTGTGTGGAGATTTTCGCGAAGGCGGAGGCCAAGGACGGTGAATCGGCGAGTTTAAAGCGCGATCTCGCGGTGGGGCTGTACAAGCAGGCGGACGCGCACTGCGCCGAGGGGAAGCCCGCGCCGGCCAACCAGCTCGCGAGCCGCGCCACGAAGATGCTCGTGGCCCTGGCCGCTGCCAACAAGGGCAGCGCACAGGCCCAGCGCGACATCGCCCTGGCTTACGGCAAGTGGGGCCAGGTGCTCGCGAACGACGGGCACCCCACCGGCGCCCTGATCGTGTGGCAGAACTCGCTCGACCGGTTCCAGAAACTCGCGCGACTCGACAAGGAGAACGTCCAGGCAAAGGAAGAAGAGGCCAGCGCGTGGGAGCGGCTCGCCGGGTTCTACGCGACCCTCGGTAACAGCACCCAGGCGCTTGCGTCCGCGCGGCACGCGATCGCGCTGTGGGTCGCGCTCAAGAACAACGCGGACTCGCGCACCAAAGCGGGCCAGCGCCGACTCGCTCTCGCACTGATCCGGTGCGGCGACATCAACACCGAGGTTCGGCAACTGTCTGCCGCGAAGGACTGGTACGAGCAAGCACGGGACGAGGTGAAGCGGATGAAGGACGATCCGCTACTCGGGCCGGTCGTCGAACTCGCGAACGAAAAGCTGGTGTTCCTCGAAGCCGTGAAGGTCGGTCTGAGCAACCCCAAGAACTTGGCCGACAAGAAGTACGACGCCACGCGGGTCGCCGCGCTGCGGATGGTCGCCTCGCTCGAAATTCGTGCGGACCACCCGCCCGAAGCGGCCAACGTTGCCTATGAACTGGAGCGCGTCGCGAAGACCCCCGAGGATCTGTTCGCGGTCGCCCACACGTTCGCCGGGTGCGCGGCCGCGACGCGGGGAACGGACTCGGCCAAGATCAGCGACGCGAAGAAAGCCGTCGCCGCGCTGCGTAAGGCGATCGACGCGGGCTTCCGTGACGCGGACGCGCTGACCACTCCGGAATGGGACGCCGTGAACCGCCGCGATCCGGACTTCTCCAAAGTGCGAAGCGAGCTCATCCAGCGCCGGAGCGCCTCGAACAACTGA
- a CDS encoding acyl-CoA thioesterase — MAITHSHKLVLPADANHHGTLYAGAMLRLVLEAGYATAWKHIGPEANLVLRRVLNMECLRPVPVGIVVEIQGAVLHRTAAYLVCGLVGAPWDDNGPWAEALFGFAQVNPDGKLTHFPERLPAVSTPTGAVWERLERRMNKFLRLR, encoded by the coding sequence ATGGCCATCACACACAGCCACAAACTCGTTCTCCCCGCCGACGCGAACCACCACGGCACGCTGTACGCGGGCGCGATGCTCCGGCTCGTGCTCGAAGCGGGCTACGCGACCGCGTGGAAGCACATTGGCCCGGAAGCGAACCTCGTGCTGCGGCGCGTGCTGAACATGGAGTGCCTGCGCCCGGTGCCGGTGGGCATCGTGGTGGAGATCCAGGGTGCCGTACTGCACCGAACGGCAGCCTATTTGGTGTGCGGACTGGTGGGCGCCCCGTGGGACGATAACGGCCCGTGGGCGGAAGCGCTCTTCGGCTTCGCCCAGGTGAACCCGGACGGTAAACTCACGCACTTTCCCGAACGGCTCCCGGCCGTGAGCACGCCCACGGGCGCGGTCTGGGAGCGCCTGGAGCGCCGCATGAACAAGTTCCTGCGGCTCCGGTGA
- a CDS encoding chromosomal replication initiator protein DnaA — MPPRLATRALAYQDTPVSAAPVRTGPSVQALADAVSSRVGAARFNLWFQGNATFVPLGGRIVVATRNQHMQEWLEHTFGTAVKAAVAEVYGADTTLRWAVDNLPLEETRSEENGARSEDKKSENRDRGAARSEDKKAADSASKSALRAPHPAIPQVDLFGDPVSQPKPKVKRPDPEAEALARPISSQRTGRRWKSLADFVSGPCNRVAHASALSVIEEPGQGANPLVVHGPVGTGKTHLLEGIYAGMKRQSDQRPCYVTAEEFTTRFVQASRLGKMSAFRRQFRECSTLLLDDLHFLATKKATQEEFLHTFDALVADGRQVVVTMDCHPRLADELMPELLDRLLGGAVWGLMPPDPETRLEILRKKSCGPGPMIPDAVLKALANTLRGNVRELEGAVNSVRHYAKVTGRPADMATAREALGDLLRHAVRVVTVADVDAAVCTTLRLAAGTLQSKARTWAVSHPRMIAIYLSRKHTAATYGEVSKHFGAKTHSTAVAAEKKVRAWLDKNASVAIGDREWSVKELVDRIERELQR, encoded by the coding sequence GTGCCACCCCGACTCGCTACTCGTGCTCTCGCATACCAGGACACGCCGGTTTCGGCCGCCCCCGTGCGGACGGGACCGTCCGTGCAAGCCCTGGCCGACGCGGTCTCGTCCCGCGTCGGGGCCGCGCGCTTCAACCTCTGGTTCCAGGGGAACGCGACGTTCGTCCCGCTCGGCGGCCGGATCGTCGTCGCGACCCGGAACCAGCACATGCAGGAGTGGCTCGAGCACACATTCGGCACGGCCGTGAAAGCGGCGGTCGCCGAAGTCTACGGCGCGGACACGACTCTGCGGTGGGCTGTGGACAACCTCCCCCTCGAAGAAACGCGGAGCGAGGAAAACGGAGCGCGGAGCGAAGACAAGAAGAGCGAGAACCGGGATCGTGGGGCCGCGCGGAGCGAAGACAAGAAAGCCGCGGATTCTGCTTCCAAATCTGCCCTCCGCGCTCCGCACCCCGCGATTCCCCAAGTCGACTTGTTCGGCGACCCGGTCTCGCAACCGAAGCCGAAGGTCAAGCGCCCCGATCCGGAAGCGGAAGCCCTCGCTCGGCCGATCTCGTCGCAGCGCACCGGGCGCCGGTGGAAGTCGCTCGCGGACTTCGTCAGCGGCCCGTGTAACCGCGTCGCGCACGCTTCAGCGCTCAGCGTGATCGAAGAACCGGGGCAGGGGGCGAACCCGCTCGTGGTTCACGGCCCGGTCGGGACCGGTAAGACGCACCTCCTCGAAGGCATCTACGCGGGGATGAAGCGGCAGAGCGATCAGCGCCCGTGCTACGTAACCGCGGAAGAGTTCACCACGCGGTTCGTGCAGGCGTCGCGGCTCGGCAAGATGTCCGCGTTCCGGCGCCAGTTCCGCGAGTGCAGCACGCTGCTCCTCGACGATCTGCACTTCCTCGCGACCAAGAAGGCCACGCAGGAAGAGTTCCTCCACACGTTCGATGCGCTCGTGGCCGATGGTCGGCAGGTCGTGGTGACAATGGATTGCCACCCGCGCCTGGCCGACGAACTGATGCCGGAGTTGCTCGACCGGCTCCTCGGCGGCGCGGTGTGGGGCCTGATGCCCCCGGACCCGGAGACGCGGCTCGAAATCCTCCGCAAGAAGTCGTGCGGCCCCGGGCCGATGATTCCCGACGCCGTGCTGAAGGCGCTCGCGAACACGCTCCGCGGGAACGTGCGGGAACTCGAGGGCGCGGTGAACAGCGTGCGCCACTATGCGAAGGTGACCGGGCGCCCGGCAGACATGGCGACGGCCCGTGAAGCGCTCGGCGACCTGCTCCGGCACGCGGTGCGGGTGGTTACCGTTGCGGACGTGGACGCGGCCGTGTGTACGACGCTCCGGCTCGCCGCGGGTACGCTGCAATCAAAGGCCCGCACCTGGGCCGTCAGTCACCCGCGCATGATCGCGATTTACCTGTCCCGCAAGCACACGGCCGCGACCTATGGCGAAGTGAGCAAGCACTTCGGCGCGAAGACGCACAGCACGGCGGTGGCGGCGGAGAAGAAGGTGCGGGCCTGGCTCGACAAGAACGCGAGCGTGGCCATCGGCGACCGCGAATGGTCGGTGAAGGAACTGGTCGACCGCATCGAGCGCGAACTGCAGCGCTGA
- a CDS encoding UDP-glucuronic acid decarboxylase family protein, translating to MRTLITGGAGFIGSHLCERFLAEGHEVIAVDNMITGDLANLDPFRTNPRFRFIGHDISAPLKVKQKLDNVLHFASPASPVDYLEHPIPTLKVGSLGTHNTLGLAKTHGARYLLASTSEVYGDPLEHPQKESYWGNVNPIGVRGCYDEAKRFAESITMAYHRAHGVNTHIIRIFNTYGERMRLNDGRVLPNFMYQALMGEPITVYGAGGQTRSFQYVSDLVEGIWRLLFTDFHDPVNLGNPAEITILEFAEEIRKLAGSKSEIVFKPLPQDDPKVRQPDITRARHLLGWEPKVGRDEGLKRTMDFFRNKLGK from the coding sequence GTGCGCACGCTCATCACCGGCGGAGCCGGGTTCATCGGGTCTCACCTGTGCGAACGGTTCCTCGCCGAGGGGCACGAAGTCATCGCCGTGGACAACATGATTACCGGCGACCTCGCGAACCTCGACCCGTTCCGCACGAACCCGCGGTTCCGGTTCATCGGGCACGACATCTCCGCGCCGCTGAAAGTGAAGCAGAAGCTCGATAACGTTCTGCACTTCGCCAGCCCCGCCAGCCCGGTCGATTACCTCGAGCACCCGATCCCGACGCTGAAGGTCGGCTCGCTGGGCACGCACAACACGCTCGGTCTCGCCAAGACGCACGGCGCGCGCTACCTGCTCGCCAGCACCAGCGAGGTGTACGGCGACCCGCTCGAGCACCCGCAGAAGGAGAGCTATTGGGGCAACGTGAACCCGATCGGCGTGCGCGGGTGCTACGACGAAGCGAAGCGGTTCGCCGAATCCATCACGATGGCCTACCACCGCGCCCACGGCGTGAACACGCACATCATTCGCATCTTCAACACGTATGGCGAGCGCATGCGGCTCAACGACGGGCGCGTGCTGCCGAACTTCATGTACCAGGCGCTGATGGGCGAGCCGATCACCGTGTACGGCGCCGGGGGACAGACGCGGAGCTTTCAGTACGTGTCCGACTTGGTCGAGGGGATCTGGCGGTTGCTGTTCACGGACTTCCACGACCCGGTGAACCTCGGCAACCCGGCCGAAATCACCATTTTGGAGTTCGCAGAGGAGATTCGGAAGCTCGCGGGCAGCAAGAGCGAAATTGTGTTCAAACCGCTGCCACAGGACGACCCGAAGGTGCGTCAGCCGGACATCACCCGCGCGCGGCATCTTCTGGGCTGGGAACCGAAGGTCGGCCGCGACGAGGGGTTGAAGCGGACGATGGACTTCTTCCGCAACAAGTTGGGGAAGTGA